A genomic region of Streptomyces sp. R33 contains the following coding sequences:
- a CDS encoding GNAT family N-acetyltransferase — MNAAAPTGAWTLERLRPDHAPALLDFERENRAYFARTVPDRGDAYFTEFAHRHRALLAEQDTGLSHFHVLITRHGTLTGRVNLIDIEDGSAELGYRIGEHAVGRGAATAAVAEICRLAGSTYGLTRLTAVTTLDNPASLTVLRRNGFTQVETTTVDGRPGIRHERPLAPRN, encoded by the coding sequence GTGAACGCCGCCGCCCCGACCGGCGCATGGACCCTGGAGCGACTCCGCCCCGACCACGCCCCCGCCCTCCTCGACTTCGAACGGGAAAACCGCGCGTACTTCGCACGGACCGTCCCCGACCGCGGCGACGCCTACTTCACCGAATTCGCCCACCGCCACCGCGCCCTGCTCGCCGAACAGGACACCGGCCTGTCCCACTTCCACGTCCTCATCACCCGCCACGGCACCCTGACCGGCCGCGTCAACCTCATCGACATCGAGGACGGCAGCGCCGAACTCGGCTACCGCATCGGCGAACACGCCGTCGGCCGCGGCGCGGCCACCGCCGCCGTCGCCGAAATCTGCCGCCTCGCGGGCAGCACGTACGGGCTCACCCGCCTCACCGCCGTCACCACCCTCGACAACCCGGCGTCCCTGACCGTCCTGCGGCGCAACGGATTCACCCAGGTCGAGACCACCACCGTCGACGGCCGCCCCGGCATCCGCCACGAACGCCCGCTCGCCCCCCGGAACTGA
- a CDS encoding bifunctional UDP-sugar hydrolase/5'-nucleotidase, translated as MAFDRRTFLGTSAATGAAVALAGAAGAPAAAAEVAPGAAGAGGAGKSRTYSFTVMGTTDLHGNVFNWDYFTDKEFDDKAHNDVGLAKISTLVDQVRAEKGRCNTLLIDAGDTIQGTQLSYYYAKVDPITARRGPVHPMAQAMNAIGYDAAALGNHEFNYGIPVLRKFEEQCDFPLLGANALDAKTLRPAFAPYSMHRLRTPHGRDVKVAVMGLTNPGIAIWDKANVQGKMTFPGLEEQAAKYVPKLRSMGADVVIVSAHSGSSGTSSYGDQLPYVENAAGLVAEQVPGIDAILVGHAHTEIPEYRVKNKATGKDVVLSEPLKWGQRLTLFDFELTWSKGCWSVAKVSARVLNSNTVAEDPKMTRLLSDEHRKVVAYVNQVIGTSTQSMSSAEGPVKDVAIIDLINRVQADTVKGALAGTQWAALPVLSQASCFSRTASIPAGQVTIRDAAGLYPFENTMEARLLTGAQLKDYLEYSARYYVQTAPGAPVDPAKLTNSESIPDYNYDAVYGLAYDIDIAQPVGSRISGLSFQGKAVDPAAEFVLAVNNYRASGGGNFPHVPRAKQLWANSEEIRNTIIQWVKAKGTIDPAQFASVDWRLTRAGTPVF; from the coding sequence ATGGCGTTCGACCGTAGGACGTTTCTGGGTACTTCGGCCGCGACGGGTGCGGCTGTTGCGCTGGCGGGGGCTGCGGGTGCTCCGGCCGCCGCGGCCGAGGTGGCCCCCGGGGCCGCCGGGGCCGGGGGCGCGGGGAAGTCGCGTACGTACTCGTTCACGGTGATGGGGACGACGGACCTGCACGGGAACGTCTTCAACTGGGACTACTTCACCGACAAGGAGTTCGACGACAAGGCGCACAACGACGTCGGCCTGGCGAAGATCTCGACGCTCGTGGACCAGGTGCGGGCGGAGAAGGGGCGTTGCAACACGCTGCTGATCGATGCGGGTGACACGATCCAGGGCACGCAGCTGTCGTACTACTACGCGAAGGTGGATCCGATCACCGCGCGGCGCGGTCCGGTGCACCCGATGGCGCAGGCGATGAATGCGATCGGCTACGACGCGGCGGCGCTGGGGAACCACGAGTTCAATTACGGCATACCGGTGCTGCGCAAGTTCGAGGAGCAGTGTGATTTCCCGCTGCTGGGGGCGAACGCACTGGATGCGAAGACGCTGCGGCCGGCGTTCGCGCCGTACAGCATGCACCGGCTGCGGACTCCGCACGGGCGGGATGTGAAGGTGGCGGTGATGGGGCTGACGAACCCGGGGATCGCGATCTGGGACAAGGCGAACGTGCAGGGGAAGATGACGTTCCCGGGGCTGGAGGAGCAGGCGGCGAAGTACGTCCCGAAGCTGCGGTCGATGGGTGCGGACGTGGTGATCGTGTCGGCGCACTCGGGTTCGAGCGGTACGTCTTCGTACGGTGACCAGTTGCCGTACGTCGAGAACGCGGCGGGTCTGGTGGCGGAGCAGGTGCCGGGGATCGACGCGATCCTGGTGGGGCACGCGCACACGGAGATCCCGGAGTACCGGGTGAAGAACAAGGCGACCGGCAAGGACGTGGTGCTGTCGGAGCCGCTGAAGTGGGGGCAGCGTCTGACGCTGTTCGACTTCGAGCTGACGTGGTCGAAGGGCTGCTGGTCGGTGGCGAAGGTGTCGGCGCGCGTGCTGAACTCGAACACGGTCGCCGAGGACCCGAAGATGACCCGGCTGCTGTCGGACGAGCACCGCAAGGTCGTGGCGTACGTGAACCAGGTGATCGGTACGTCCACGCAGTCGATGTCTTCGGCGGAGGGGCCGGTCAAGGACGTCGCGATCATCGATCTGATCAACCGTGTGCAGGCGGACACGGTGAAGGGGGCGCTGGCGGGTACGCAGTGGGCGGCGCTGCCGGTGCTGTCGCAGGCGTCGTGCTTCTCGCGTACGGCGTCGATTCCGGCCGGGCAGGTGACGATCAGGGATGCGGCGGGGCTGTACCCGTTCGAGAACACGATGGAGGCGCGGCTGCTGACGGGGGCGCAGCTGAAGGACTACCTGGAGTACTCGGCGCGATACTACGTGCAGACGGCGCCGGGTGCTCCGGTGGACCCGGCGAAGCTGACGAACTCCGAGAGCATCCCGGACTACAACTACGACGCGGTGTACGGGCTGGCGTACGACATCGACATCGCGCAGCCGGTGGGTTCGCGGATCTCGGGGCTGTCGTTCCAGGGGAAGGCGGTGGATCCGGCTGCGGAGTTCGTGCTGGCGGTGAACAACTACCGGGCGTCGGGTGGCGGGAACTTCCCGCACGTGCCGCGGGCGAAGCAGCTGTGGGCGAATTCGGAGGAGATCCGTAACACGATCATCCAGTGGGTGAAGGCGAAGGGGACGATCGACCCGGCGCAGTTCGCGTCGGTGGACTGGCGGCTGACCCGGGCCGGGACTCCGGTGTTCTAG
- a CDS encoding ALF repeat-containing protein yields MKFSRIAAAVTTAALAPAVLIASPAFAAGPDAPAAGHQPAPTMPDQPAPDQPAPDQAEEDRKTILAIIAHPMASEFMKEAGRKAIADGPQAMRKFIEVDQHKIRIDDYRIAILRLLAHAGPGLKEGINKVLSSGNDIEKLRHFYDVTQHELRDDDNKVEISRLIGTGGPAVKEAGKKALRGTPADRAEFLKTGRFLAQASDDLVELARIDESWDGPILSEAISKLMSGSPTPAELRHFLEVTQYELRDQDNRVAIAKIIDGGGPELVKAGRAALAGTAADRTEFLKTGQHEARAKDQAAKDKAAKDKPAPGKDGQEQGNGSGTGSGTGAATTGNTATTAQGHNGAPLATTGAGDNTTLIAGGAGTALIAGAGLLLAARMRRAGAEG; encoded by the coding sequence GTGAAGTTTTCCCGGATCGCCGCAGCGGTCACCACCGCTGCCCTTGCTCCGGCCGTCCTCATCGCGTCGCCGGCGTTCGCCGCCGGCCCCGACGCCCCGGCCGCAGGCCACCAGCCGGCACCGACCATGCCGGACCAGCCCGCGCCCGACCAGCCCGCGCCCGACCAGGCCGAAGAGGACCGCAAGACCATCCTCGCGATCATCGCCCACCCGATGGCCAGCGAGTTCATGAAGGAAGCCGGCCGCAAGGCCATCGCCGACGGCCCACAGGCCATGCGGAAGTTCATCGAAGTCGACCAGCACAAGATCCGTATCGACGACTACCGCATCGCCATCCTCCGTCTCCTCGCCCACGCGGGCCCCGGCCTGAAGGAGGGCATCAACAAGGTCCTCAGCAGCGGAAACGACATCGAAAAGCTGCGCCACTTCTACGACGTGACCCAGCACGAGCTGCGCGACGACGACAACAAGGTCGAGATCTCCCGGCTGATCGGCACCGGCGGCCCCGCCGTGAAGGAAGCCGGCAAGAAGGCACTGCGGGGCACCCCCGCCGACCGCGCGGAGTTCCTTAAGACCGGCCGTTTCCTCGCCCAGGCCTCCGACGACCTGGTCGAACTGGCCCGGATCGACGAAAGCTGGGACGGCCCGATCCTCAGCGAGGCGATCAGCAAGCTCATGAGCGGATCGCCCACCCCGGCCGAGCTGCGCCACTTCCTGGAAGTGACCCAGTACGAGCTGCGCGACCAGGACAACCGCGTCGCCATCGCCAAGATCATCGACGGCGGCGGTCCGGAACTCGTCAAGGCGGGCCGCGCCGCGCTCGCGGGCACCGCCGCCGACCGGACCGAGTTCCTCAAGACGGGCCAGCACGAGGCCCGCGCCAAGGACCAGGCGGCCAAGGACAAGGCGGCCAAGGACAAGCCCGCCCCCGGCAAGGACGGCCAGGAACAGGGCAACGGCTCCGGCACGGGCTCCGGTACCGGCGCCGCGACCACCGGCAACACGGCCACCACCGCCCAGGGCCACAACGGCGCACCCCTCGCCACCACGGGCGCGGGAGACAACACGACCCTGATCGCAGGCGGCGCGGGCACCGCGCTCATCGCCGGCGCCGGACTGCTGCTCGCCGCCCGGATGCGCCGCGCCGGCGCGGAAGGCTGA
- the pyk gene encoding pyruvate kinase — protein MRRAKIVCTLGPATDSYDQIKALVEAGMDIARLNLSHGTYAEHEERYQRVRKASDETGRSVGILADLQGPKIRLGRFAEGPVLLERGDEFTITVEDLEGDRHTCGTTYKGLATDVTTGERILVDDGRVTLEVTGVDGPRVQTLVIEGGMVSDHKGLNLPGVAVSVPALSEKDIDDLRWALRTGADVIALSFVRSGRDIEDVHRIMDEEGRRLPVIAKIEKPQAVENIDDIVAAFDGIMVARGDLGVEMPLEQVPIVQKRAVKLAKRNAKPVIVATQMLDSMIDNSRPTRAEASDVANAVIDGTDAVMLSGETSVGKYPVETVKTMSRIVEAAEEDILAKGLPPLTERSKPRTQGGAVARAAAEMGDFLGAKFLVAFTQSGDTVRRLSRYRSPIPLLAFTPDPATRSQLNLTWGVETFLGPHVESTDAMVAQVEEELLRIGRCVPGDTVVITAGSPPGVTGSTNLVRVHHIGDPVR, from the coding sequence ATGCGCCGAGCAAAAATCGTATGTACCCTGGGCCCCGCCACCGACTCATACGACCAGATCAAAGCCCTGGTCGAAGCCGGAATGGACATCGCCCGCCTCAACCTCAGCCACGGCACCTACGCCGAACACGAGGAGCGCTACCAGCGCGTACGCAAAGCCTCCGACGAAACCGGCCGCAGCGTCGGCATCCTCGCCGACCTTCAAGGCCCGAAGATCCGCCTCGGCCGATTCGCCGAAGGCCCCGTACTCCTTGAACGCGGCGACGAATTCACCATCACCGTCGAAGACCTCGAAGGCGACCGCCACACCTGCGGCACCACCTACAAAGGCCTCGCCACCGACGTCACCACCGGCGAACGCATCCTCGTCGACGACGGCCGCGTCACCCTCGAAGTCACCGGCGTCGACGGCCCCCGCGTCCAGACCCTCGTCATCGAAGGCGGCATGGTCTCCGACCACAAGGGACTCAACCTCCCCGGAGTCGCCGTCTCCGTCCCCGCCCTCAGCGAGAAGGACATCGACGACCTCCGCTGGGCCCTGCGCACCGGCGCCGACGTCATCGCCCTCTCCTTCGTCCGCAGCGGCCGCGACATCGAAGACGTCCACCGCATCATGGACGAAGAAGGCCGCCGCCTCCCCGTCATCGCCAAAATCGAAAAGCCCCAAGCCGTAGAGAACATCGACGACATCGTCGCCGCCTTCGACGGCATCATGGTCGCCCGCGGCGACCTCGGCGTCGAAATGCCCCTCGAACAAGTCCCCATCGTCCAAAAGCGCGCCGTCAAACTCGCCAAGCGCAACGCCAAACCCGTCATCGTCGCCACCCAGATGCTCGACTCGATGATCGACAACTCCCGGCCCACCCGCGCCGAAGCCTCCGACGTCGCCAACGCCGTCATCGACGGCACCGACGCCGTCATGCTCAGCGGCGAAACCAGCGTCGGCAAATACCCCGTCGAGACCGTCAAGACCATGTCCCGCATCGTCGAAGCCGCCGAAGAAGACATCCTCGCCAAGGGCCTGCCCCCGCTCACCGAACGCAGCAAGCCCCGCACCCAAGGCGGAGCCGTCGCCCGCGCAGCCGCCGAAATGGGCGACTTCCTCGGCGCCAAATTCCTCGTCGCCTTCACCCAGAGCGGCGACACCGTCCGCCGACTCTCCCGCTACCGCTCACCCATCCCCCTGCTCGCCTTCACCCCCGACCCCGCCACCCGCTCCCAGCTCAACCTCACCTGGGGCGTCGAAACCTTCCTCGGCCCCCACGTCGAATCCACCGACGCCATGGTCGCCCAAGTCGAAGAAGAACTCCTGCGCATCGGCCGCTGCGTCCCCGGCGACACCGTCGTCATCACCGCCGGCTCACCCCCCGGCGTCACCGGATCCACCAACCTGGTCCGCGTCCACCACATCGGCGACCCCGTACGCTGA
- a CDS encoding SIMPL domain-containing protein — MTQDAPHQPYGTPETPRVAVRGEARLEVDPEIARIGITVSARGTDRRTALQDLTRRNNTVLDLVKSYGDAVEKLETGAFSINPELTRHGRAERIRAYHGRVHITAELADFTALGELTTRLADLELTSVDGPWWALRPTSPAHGEARRQAVLEAVQRAREYASALGADLSALVELADLGAENAVNFQPAASGSGMRTMAFSTTEETAPPLDLEPQRQTVYAQVNARFTMTPPRL, encoded by the coding sequence ATGACCCAGGACGCACCGCACCAGCCCTACGGAACCCCCGAAACCCCCCGCGTCGCCGTCCGCGGCGAAGCCCGCCTCGAAGTCGACCCCGAAATCGCCCGCATCGGCATCACCGTCAGCGCCCGTGGCACCGACCGACGCACCGCCCTCCAAGACCTCACCCGCCGCAACAACACCGTCCTCGACCTGGTCAAAAGCTACGGCGACGCCGTCGAAAAACTCGAAACCGGCGCCTTCTCCATCAACCCCGAACTCACCCGCCACGGCCGCGCCGAACGCATCCGCGCCTACCACGGCCGCGTCCACATCACCGCCGAACTCGCCGACTTCACCGCCCTCGGCGAACTCACCACCCGCCTCGCCGACCTCGAACTCACCAGCGTCGACGGCCCCTGGTGGGCCCTGCGCCCCACCTCACCCGCCCACGGCGAAGCCCGCCGCCAAGCCGTACTCGAAGCCGTCCAACGCGCCCGCGAATACGCCTCCGCCCTCGGCGCCGACCTCTCCGCCCTCGTCGAACTCGCCGACCTCGGCGCCGAAAACGCCGTCAACTTCCAGCCGGCCGCCTCGGGCAGCGGCATGCGCACCATGGCCTTCAGCACCACCGAAGAAACAGCCCCGCCCCTCGACCTCGAACCCCAGCGCCAAACCGTCTACGCCCAGGTCAACGCCCGCTTCACCATGACCCCTCCCCGACTGTGA